The Tripterygium wilfordii isolate XIE 37 chromosome 17, ASM1340144v1, whole genome shotgun sequence genome has a window encoding:
- the LOC119983161 gene encoding protein GRAVITROPIC IN THE LIGHT 1 — protein sequence MPDMADGSSTRPPQISEMFQKFALSFKTKAFEFFADEDGINNEETDGFTLLDSAEDFIPDQKVIILKPDRPIHQNQDSPESNSRFSSSSFNSGIGHADTQTTHALISSVFAAVSSFEASYLQMQTAHVPFNEEGIKVADRALVSNLQRLSDLKQFYREICRNPEFGAELPIGSHLETQVQENQSKLRILGTVSNRLQEEIDKKDNDVLALRRKLGEIQKFNSKLSKRLSGNLNSSSCEVLCSLKVFDSVLHDVCKASHKFTKVLIDLMRKAGWDLDLASNSIHSGVEFARKGNRKYAFLSYVCLRMFRGFDLEGFGSGDEYQEFCNGHISDSVNTNSSLKQLLEHVSSNPMELLSSHPTCGFSKFCERKYQELIHPTMESSIFSNLDHNEVVLDSWRSLSIFYELFVNMASSIWILHKLAFLFDPVVEIFQMERGVDFSMVYMEDVTRKCALSDKTRAKVGFTVVPGFKIGRTVIQSQVYFCGLNCTE from the coding sequence aTGCCAGACATGGCGGATGGGTCCTCCACAAGACCCCCACAAATCTCCGAGATGTTCCAGAAATTCGCCCTTTCCTTCAAGACTAAAGCTTTCGAGTTCTTTGCCGACGAGGATGGTATCAATAATGAAGAAACTGATGGTTTCACTCTCCTCGACTCCGCCGAGGATTTCATTCCTGACCAGAaagtcatcattctcaagcccGATAGGCCAATCCATCAAAATCAGGATTCACCGGAGAGCAATTCGCGATTTTCGTCTTCTTCGTTTAATTCTGGAATTGGACACGCTGATACCCAGACGACCCACGCTTTGATTTCTTCGGTATTCGCTGCCGTTTCGTCGTTTGAAGCTTCGTATCTGCAAATGCAGACGGCGCATGTACCGTTTAATGAGGAGGGCATAAAAGTTGCTGACAGGGCTTTAGTATCGAATTTGCAGAGATTATCTGATCTCAAGCAGTTTTATAGGGAAATTTGTAGGAATCCTGAGTTTGGTGCTGAGTTGCCAATTGGGTCTCACTTGGAAACTCAAGTGCAAGAGAATCAGAGCAAGCTGAGAATTCTTGGGACTGTTTCGAACCGGTTACAGgaagaaattgataaaaaagATAACGATGTTTTGGCTTTGAGGAGGAAACTGGGCGAGATACAAAAGTTCAATTCGAAGCTGTCGAAGAGGTTATCCGGTAATTTGAATAGTTCTTCTTGTGAAGTTTTGTGTTCTCTTAAAGTCTTTGATTCTGTGCTGCATGATGTTTGCAAAGCTTCACATAAGTTTACTAAGGTTTTGATTGATTTGATGAGAAAAGCTGGGTGGGATTTAGATTTAGCCTCGAATTCGATTCATTCTGGTGTTGAATTTGCAAGGAAAGGGAATAGAAAGTATGCATTTTTGTCATATGTTTGTCTGAGAATGTTTCGTGGGTTTGATTTAGAAGGATTTGGTTCAGGTGATGAGTACCAAGAGTTCTGTAACGGTCATATTTCAGATTCAGTCAATACTAACAGTTCATTGAAGCAATTACTCGAGCATGTATCAAGCAATCCGATGGAATTGCTAAGTAGTCATCCTACTTGTGGGTTTTCAAAGTTTTGTGAAAGGAAGTACCAAGAGCTTATTCATCCAACAATGGAGTCTTCAATTTTCAGCAATTTGGATCACAACGAAGTTGTCCTAGATTCATGGAGGTCATTGAGTATATTCTATGAATTGTTTGTCAACATGGCTAGTTCCATTTGGATACTTCATAAGCTTGCCTTTTTGTTCGATCCTGTGGTTGAAATTTTCCAAATGGAAAGAGGGGTTGATTTTTCAATGGTATACATGGAAGATGTAACAAGGAAATGTGCCTTGTCAGATAAAACCAGGGCGAAGGTGGGTTTTACAGTTGTTCCGGGTTTCAAAATTGGGAGAACAGTGATTCAGTCCCAGGTTTATTTTTGTGGCTTGAATTGTACAGAGTAG
- the LOC119983191 gene encoding uncharacterized protein LOC119983191, translated as MVVSSQLPRWLEGLLTQKFFNACVIHEEAKKNEKNVYCLDCCISLCPHCLSPHSSHRLLQIRRYVYHDVIKLGDAHKLFDCSFVQSYTTNSAKVLFLNPRPQTRSFRNSGNICFSCDRNLQHSYLFCSLFCKIDHLLRTQSEGGLSKFLLDCKFLTLSEPVLDDGLTPDCVLEPASSILTSSGSGGSSGGVGCRTEWCTATTDIVRKKRSSLSACRPKFYPASEISVGFMNRRKKNPQPQRSPLF; from the exons ATG GTTGTGTCTTCACAACTTCCACGGTGGCTTGAGGGTCTTCTGACACAGAAGTTCTTCAATGCCTGTGTAATCCATGAAGAGGCTAAGAAGAATGAGAAGAACGTTTATTGCTTGGACTGTTGCATCAGTTTATGCCCTCACTGTTTGTCCCCTCACAGCTCTCACCGTCTCTTGCAG ATTAGGAGGTATGTGTATCACGATGTGATAAAATTGGGTGACGCTCACAAGTTATTCGACTGTTCATTTGTTCAA TCATACACCACCAACAGTGCAaaagttttgtttttaaatccACGGCCACAAACAAGGTCGTTCAGGAACTCCGGCAACATATGCTTCAGCTGTGACAGGAATCTTCAGCACTCTTACCTCTTCTGCTCACTCTTCTGCAAG ATTGACCATCTCTTAAGAACCCAATCTGAAGGTGGACTCTCAAAATTCCTTCTTGACTGCAAGTTCTTAACTTTATCGGAACCGGTTCTGGACGATGGTCTGACCCCTGACTGTGTTCTTGAACCGGCCAGCTCGATATTGACATCATCCGGTTCGGGCGGGTCAAGTGGTGGGGTTGGGTGCAGGACAGAGTGGTGCACTGCCACAACGGATATagtgaggaagaagaggagtaGCTTATCGGCGTGCCGGCCGAAATTCTATCCTGCATCCGAGATTTCAGTGGGGTTCATGAACCGGAGGAAAAAGAATCCACAACCACAACGCTCTCCACTCTTTTGA
- the LOC119982802 gene encoding uncharacterized protein LOC119982802 has protein sequence MKPESKRVHLLVKKPSGSSNGENVQKETAPCFDFSELSEALNGTKSTVETPTDSNSPYDLSLLSQALNAAEKDNNAKEATMVRLNARKGLCKKIHGRRKFIHTDISWPQASEHDKIIFPIMVRMMHIVALGDPARRKKS, from the coding sequence ATGAAGCCAGAATCGAAGAGAGTTCATCTATTGGTGAAGAAACCCAGTGGGAGTAGTAACGGCGAGAATGTTCAGAAGGAGACTGCTCCATGCTTTGATTTTAGCGAGCTCTCAGAGGCCCTTAATGGTACTAAATCGACTGTAGAAACTCCTACTGACTCCAATTCTCCATACGATTTGTCCCTGCTATCGCAGGCCCTGAATGCTGCTGAGAAAGACAACAATGCGAAGGAAGCCACTATGGTGAGGCTGAACGCCCGGAAAGGCCTCTGTAAGAAGATTCATGGCCGCAGAAAGTTTATACACACAGACATCTCATGGCCACAAGCTTCAGAGCATGACAAGATAATATTTCCTATAATGGTTAGAATGATGCATATTGTGGCTTTGGGTGATCCtgcaaggagaaagaaaagttaA